In Paracoccus aminophilus JCM 7686, a single window of DNA contains:
- a CDS encoding GNAT family N-acetyltransferase, whose amino-acid sequence MMVRDASPEDVAAIAEIYNDAVRTTTAIWNDSTVDAANRLAWMQDRTRLGYPVLVATGASGEVLGYASFGDWRAFDGYRHTVEHSVYVARDARGQGIGKALMVALIERARTIGKHAMVAAIEAGNQGSIELHRKLGFRDAGVLTEVGMKFGRWLDLALLQLTLDARSTPAG is encoded by the coding sequence ATGATGGTCAGGGATGCGAGCCCCGAGGATGTGGCGGCAATCGCCGAGATCTATAATGACGCGGTGCGCACCACGACCGCGATCTGGAACGACAGCACCGTCGATGCCGCGAACCGTCTGGCCTGGATGCAGGATCGCACCCGTCTGGGCTATCCGGTTCTGGTCGCGACCGGGGCCTCGGGCGAGGTGCTGGGCTATGCCTCTTTCGGCGATTGGCGCGCCTTTGACGGCTATCGCCACACCGTCGAGCATTCGGTCTATGTCGCGCGCGATGCGCGCGGTCAGGGGATCGGCAAGGCGCTGATGGTGGCGCTGATCGAGCGCGCGCGCACGATTGGCAAACATGCCATGGTCGCGGCGATCGAGGCGGGCAATCAGGGCTCGATCGAGCTCCACCGCAAGCTTGGTTTTCGCGACGCGGGCGTGCTGACCGAGGTCGGGATGAAATTCGGGCGCTGGCTCGATCTCGCGCTTTTGCAGCTCACGCTCGATGCGCGCTCGACGCCTGCGGGCTGA
- the cobS gene encoding cobaltochelatase subunit CobS, with the protein MLDKDAKPTEEIDLREVFGLDSDMKVKGFAERTERVPEIDPTYKFDPDTTMAILAGFAYNRRVMIQGYHGTGKSTHIEQIAARLNWPCVRVNLDSHVSRIDLIGKDAIKLIDGKQVTVFHEGILPWALRNPTAIVFDEYDAGRADVMFVIQRVLEADGKLTLLDQNEVITPNPFFRLFATANTVGLGDTTGLYHGTQQINQGQMDRWSLVSTLNYLSHDAETNIVLAKNPTYNTEKGRKEISQMVSLADLTRTAFMQGDLSTVMSPRTVIAWAQNARIFNNIGYAFRLTFLNKCDELERQTVAEFYQRLFDEELPESAAAKAG; encoded by the coding sequence ATGCTCGATAAAGATGCCAAACCGACCGAAGAGATCGACCTGCGCGAGGTCTTCGGCCTCGACAGCGACATGAAGGTCAAGGGTTTCGCCGAGCGAACCGAGCGCGTGCCGGAAATCGACCCGACCTATAAGTTCGATCCCGACACGACGATGGCGATCCTCGCGGGCTTTGCCTACAACCGCCGCGTCATGATCCAGGGCTATCACGGCACCGGCAAATCGACCCATATCGAGCAGATCGCGGCGCGGCTGAACTGGCCCTGCGTGCGCGTCAACCTCGACAGCCACGTCTCCCGGATCGACCTGATCGGCAAGGATGCGATCAAACTGATCGACGGCAAGCAGGTCACGGTCTTCCACGAGGGCATTCTGCCTTGGGCTTTGCGCAACCCGACCGCGATCGTCTTTGACGAATATGACGCGGGCCGCGCGGACGTGATGTTCGTGATCCAGCGCGTTCTGGAAGCCGACGGCAAGCTGACGCTTCTCGACCAAAACGAGGTCATCACGCCGAACCCGTTCTTCCGCCTGTTTGCAACCGCGAACACCGTGGGTCTGGGCGACACGACCGGGCTTTACCACGGCACCCAGCAGATCAACCAGGGCCAGATGGACCGCTGGTCGCTGGTCTCGACGCTGAACTATCTGAGCCATGACGCGGAAACCAATATCGTTCTGGCGAAGAACCCGACCTACAACACCGAGAAGGGTCGCAAGGAAATCAGCCAGATGGTCAGCCTCGCCGATCTGACGCGCACGGCCTTCATGCAGGGCGATCTCTCGACGGTCATGTCGCCGCGCACCGTGATCGCCTGGGCGCAAAACGCACGCATTTTCAACAACATCGGCTATGCGTTCCGCCTGACCTTCCTGAACAAATGCGACGAGCTCGAGCGCCAGACGGTCGCCGAATTCTACCAGCGCCTGTTCGACGAGGAACTGCCGGAAAGCGCGGCAGCCAAGGCTGGGTGA
- a CDS encoding CsbD family protein, translating into MDWDVIEREWDRVKLVLMEKWGALSAAEMAEVAGQRDRLSALLQEKYGWSRSEADEKLGDFARRHDNGRDTTRDRLV; encoded by the coding sequence ATGGACTGGGATGTGATCGAGCGCGAATGGGATCGCGTGAAACTGGTGCTCATGGAAAAATGGGGCGCCCTGAGCGCGGCGGAAATGGCCGAGGTCGCGGGCCAACGCGACAGGCTTTCGGCGCTGTTGCAGGAAAAATATGGCTGGAGCCGCTCGGAGGCCGATGAAAAGCTCGGCGATTTCGCGCGCCGCCATGACAACGGCAGGGACACCACGCGCGACCGGCTGGTCTAG
- a CDS encoding FAD-binding oxidoreductase → MSLPDHVQDELASAFGARFSVKAADLSHYAGSETFHRARLPDAVIWPETTAEVSFILSLCNANRIPVIGWGTGTSLEGHALAIHGGITLDLSRMAAILEVRPEDMLAVVQPGVTREALNADLRATGLFFPVDPGANASLGGMASTRASGTTAVRYGTMRDNVLALEAVLADGRIIRAGSRAAKSSAGYDLTALLVGSEGTLAIITELVLRLQGQPEDVAAAVCAFDTLEHAVDCVTATIQSGIPMARIEFVDAETARAFNHYAGTTLPEKPHLLVEFHGSGESVRGDAARFGEIAGEFGGLGFDWASTAEERARLWKMRHGAYPACLSLRPGATALVTDICVPMSELAGAVTAARDDIREAGLLGPILGHVGDGNFHATILLDPENAEELAAAKRVATRMAERAIAVGGTISGEHGIGLGKRDLMALQHGEAGGVMAAIKRALDPNGIMNPGKLIPG, encoded by the coding sequence ATGTCGCTTCCCGATCATGTCCAAGATGAGCTTGCCAGCGCCTTTGGCGCGCGCTTTTCGGTCAAGGCCGCAGATCTGAGCCATTATGCGGGCTCGGAGACCTTTCACCGCGCGCGTCTGCCCGATGCGGTGATCTGGCCCGAGACCACCGCGGAGGTCTCGTTCATTCTGAGCCTGTGCAACGCGAACCGCATTCCGGTGATCGGCTGGGGCACCGGCACTTCGCTTGAGGGGCACGCCTTGGCCATTCACGGCGGCATCACGCTTGATCTCAGCCGGATGGCCGCGATTCTCGAGGTCCGCCCCGAGGATATGCTCGCGGTGGTCCAGCCCGGGGTGACGCGCGAGGCGCTCAATGCCGATCTGCGCGCGACCGGGCTGTTCTTCCCGGTCGATCCCGGTGCCAATGCCAGCCTTGGTGGCATGGCCTCGACCCGCGCCAGCGGCACGACGGCGGTGCGTTACGGCACGATGCGCGACAATGTGCTGGCGCTCGAGGCGGTGCTCGCGGATGGCCGCATCATCCGCGCCGGCTCGCGCGCGGCGAAATCGAGCGCGGGCTATGATCTGACCGCGCTTCTGGTCGGCTCGGAAGGGACGCTCGCGATCATCACCGAGCTGGTGCTTCGCCTGCAGGGCCAGCCCGAGGATGTCGCGGCGGCGGTCTGCGCTTTCGATACGCTGGAACACGCGGTCGATTGCGTGACGGCGACGATTCAGTCCGGCATTCCCATGGCACGGATCGAATTCGTCGATGCCGAGACCGCGCGCGCCTTTAACCATTACGCGGGGACCACGCTGCCCGAAAAGCCGCATCTGCTGGTCGAGTTTCACGGCTCGGGCGAAAGCGTGCGGGGCGATGCCGCGCGCTTTGGCGAGATTGCGGGCGAATTCGGCGGGCTCGGCTTTGACTGGGCGAGCACGGCGGAAGAGCGGGCGCGGCTGTGGAAGATGCGGCATGGCGCCTATCCGGCCTGTCTCTCGCTGCGTCCGGGTGCGACGGCGCTGGTCACCGATATTTGCGTGCCGATGTCCGAGCTCGCGGGCGCCGTCACCGCCGCGCGCGACGATATCCGCGAGGCGGGGCTTCTGGGCCCGATCCTCGGCCATGTCGGCGACGGCAATTTCCATGCGACGATCCTGCTCGATCCCGAGAATGCCGAGGAGCTCGCCGCCGCCAAACGCGTCGCGACCCGCATGGCAGAGCGGGCGATTGCGGTCGGCGGCACGATCTCGGGCGAGCATGGCATCGGGCTGGGCAAACGTGATCTGATGGCGCTGCAGCATGGCGAGGCCGGAGGCGTCATGGCCGCCATCAAGCGCGCGCTCGACCCGAACGGGATCATGAACCCGGGAAAGCTTATCCCCGGTTGA
- a CDS encoding magnesium transporter CorA family protein gives MLKAYVPAEKGLALLPPETDLAAAVWIDLFIPDPDEIAAMARLGVEVPTLEDMEEIEISNRLYLEGETAYMTAMVPGQDLRGHSILGPVTFILSATRLVTVRHHEPRSFATYPTRADQSSCGVGSAERIFVGLNEEIVARMADLLEGVGRVLEQTSGEILGKAENSSDQELRGALVTVGRNAELVSRVRLCLMTLERMLTFHLPVIERRSEAAKLRPNLAAIQRDIHALQVHSDFLDARVTLVVDATMGMINLRQNTTVKILSVVAALFMPPTLIASVYGMNFAHMPELSAPWGYETALALMVASSVATFLLFRWKKWL, from the coding sequence ATGCTGAAAGCCTATGTTCCCGCCGAAAAGGGCCTTGCGCTGTTGCCGCCCGAAACCGATCTGGCCGCTGCCGTCTGGATCGACCTTTTCATCCCCGATCCCGACGAGATCGCGGCGATGGCGCGGCTTGGCGTCGAGGTGCCGACGCTCGAGGATATGGAAGAGATCGAGATCTCGAACCGGCTCTATCTCGAGGGCGAGACCGCCTATATGACCGCGATGGTGCCGGGGCAGGACCTGCGCGGCCATTCCATTCTGGGTCCGGTCACCTTCATTCTCTCGGCGACGCGTCTGGTCACGGTGCGCCATCACGAGCCGCGCTCTTTCGCGACCTATCCGACCCGCGCCGATCAAAGCTCTTGCGGCGTCGGCTCGGCCGAGCGGATCTTTGTCGGGTTGAACGAAGAGATCGTCGCGCGGATGGCCGATCTGCTTGAAGGTGTGGGGAGGGTGCTAGAACAGACCTCGGGCGAGATTCTGGGCAAGGCGGAAAACTCATCGGATCAAGAACTGCGCGGCGCATTGGTCACGGTTGGGCGCAATGCCGAATTGGTCAGCCGGGTCCGGCTCTGCCTGATGACGCTCGAGCGGATGCTGACCTTTCATCTGCCGGTGATCGAGCGGCGCAGCGAGGCCGCGAAGCTGCGTCCCAATCTCGCGGCGATCCAGCGCGATATTCACGCGTTGCAGGTCCATTCCGATTTTCTCGATGCGCGGGTGACGCTGGTCGTCGATGCGACCATGGGCATGATCAACCTGCGCCAGAACACCACCGTGAAGATCCTCTCCGTCGTGGCTGCGCTCTTCATGCCGCCGACCCTGATTGCCAGCGTCTACGGCATGAACTTCGCCCATATGCCCGAACTCAGCGCGCCCTGGGGCTATGAAACCGCGCTCGCGCTGATGGTCGCCTCTTCGGTCGCGACCTTCCTGCTCTTTCGCTGGAAGAAATGGCTTTGA
- a CDS encoding DUF1045 domain-containing protein gives MRYAVYHLPEDPLGDWGSAWLGWDIRTGQTRTQPEVTGLPKPLAALTEIPRRYGFHATLKAPMVLAEGAKPDELAAALRTVAARHRPLALTMQLVTDWGFLCLRPQHQPSALHALEADLVQELDRFRAALSAEDRARRQPERLSDAARNHLDRWGYPHVLELFHYHLTLSGPITEEEGDALKARLSGPLGALIEAPMPVSKLALVIERPDRQFELVEEVALG, from the coding sequence ATGCGCTATGCGGTTTACCACCTTCCCGAAGACCCGCTTGGAGATTGGGGCAGCGCTTGGCTCGGTTGGGACATCCGCACAGGCCAAACGCGGACCCAGCCCGAGGTCACGGGCCTGCCAAAGCCCCTCGCCGCGCTGACGGAGATCCCGCGCCGCTACGGCTTTCACGCCACGCTGAAGGCGCCGATGGTGCTGGCCGAGGGCGCCAAGCCGGATGAGTTGGCCGCCGCGTTGCGCACCGTTGCCGCGCGCCATCGTCCCCTTGCCCTGACGATGCAGCTCGTCACCGATTGGGGCTTTCTCTGCCTGCGCCCGCAGCATCAGCCCTCTGCCCTGCATGCGCTCGAGGCCGATCTGGTGCAAGAGCTCGACCGCTTCCGCGCCGCGCTGAGCGCCGAGGATCGCGCCCGCCGCCAGCCAGAGCGTCTGAGCGATGCGGCGCGCAACCATCTCGACCGCTGGGGCTATCCCCATGTGCTCGAACTTTTCCACTATCACCTCACCCTCTCGGGCCCGATTACCGAGGAAGAGGGTGACGCGCTGAAGGCCCGGTTGTCGGGCCCGCTCGGCGCGCTGATCGAAGCACCGATGCCGGTCTCGAAACTCGCGCTGGTGATCGAGCGCCCGGATCGCCAGTTCGAGCTGGTCGAAGAGGTCGCGCTCGGCTGA
- the cobT gene encoding cobaltochelatase subunit CobT, producing MKKSDNPADPFKKALTEATRALAEERELNVTFSADPSGVAGDTMRLPQVSRRMTREEILLARGTADALAMKLRHHDNATHAKYAPSGPMARELYEAMETARCEALGARDMPGALSNIDAKIGFDAERKGYAQIKSATEAPLAAAAGYIVREMATGRKLPTAAQHVADLWRPFVEEQAGGDLEDISAALADQTAFARLARKVIADLGYGDQLGEDPDEPEDDSEDSAEQEEESSDNQSRDQSEEDDAEAAPEQSQEQQQDERQAQVSMDDQSDEEMADEAESSEADTPPDLPPPVSDASIDYRVYTQEFDEEIRAEDLAEPAELERLRAYLDKQLEPLRGAVSRLANKLQRRLQAQQSRSWEFDKEEGVLDAGRLARVIANPTTPLSFKVEKDTEFRDTVVTLLIDNSGSMRGRPISIAAICADVMARTLERCQVKVEILGFTTRAWKGGQSREKWLAEGRPASPGRLNDLRHIIYKGADAPWRRVRPNLGLMMKEGLLKENIDGEALEWAHRRMVRRSEARKILMVISDGAPVDDSTLSVNPANYLEKHLRDVIAMVEKKKQVELLAIGIGHDVTRYYERAVTITDVDQLAGAMTEQLAALFESDPRKRARALGMRRAS from the coding sequence ATGAAAAAATCCGACAACCCCGCCGATCCGTTCAAGAAGGCCCTGACTGAGGCCACGCGTGCGCTTGCCGAAGAGCGTGAGCTGAACGTCACCTTCTCGGCCGACCCTTCGGGGGTCGCGGGCGATACGATGCGTCTGCCTCAGGTCTCCCGCCGCATGACGCGCGAGGAAATCTTGCTCGCACGCGGGACGGCCGATGCTCTGGCGATGAAGCTGCGTCACCACGACAATGCGACCCATGCCAAATATGCGCCCTCGGGCCCGATGGCGCGCGAGCTTTACGAGGCGATGGAGACCGCGCGTTGCGAGGCGCTTGGCGCGCGTGACATGCCGGGCGCGCTTTCGAACATCGACGCCAAGATCGGCTTTGACGCCGAGCGTAAGGGCTATGCCCAGATCAAATCCGCGACCGAAGCGCCTTTGGCGGCGGCGGCGGGCTATATCGTGCGCGAAATGGCGACCGGGCGGAAACTGCCCACGGCGGCGCAGCATGTCGCCGATCTGTGGCGGCCTTTCGTCGAAGAACAGGCCGGGGGCGATCTCGAGGACATCAGCGCGGCCCTTGCCGATCAGACCGCTTTCGCGCGGCTTGCCCGCAAGGTCATCGCCGATCTCGGCTATGGCGATCAGCTGGGTGAGGACCCGGATGAGCCCGAGGACGATTCCGAGGACAGCGCCGAGCAGGAAGAGGAATCGAGCGACAACCAGTCTCGCGACCAATCCGAAGAGGATGATGCCGAGGCCGCGCCCGAGCAAAGTCAGGAGCAGCAGCAGGACGAGCGTCAGGCTCAGGTCAGCATGGACGACCAGTCCGACGAGGAAATGGCCGATGAGGCCGAATCCTCGGAAGCCGACACGCCCCCCGACCTGCCGCCGCCGGTCTCGGATGCCAGCATTGATTACCGCGTCTATACGCAGGAATTCGACGAGGAAATCCGCGCCGAGGATCTGGCCGAACCCGCCGAGCTGGAACGCCTGCGCGCCTATCTCGACAAGCAGCTCGAACCTCTGCGCGGGGCGGTCAGCCGTCTTGCCAACAAGCTGCAACGCCGTTTGCAGGCCCAGCAAAGCCGCAGCTGGGAATTCGACAAGGAAGAGGGCGTGCTCGATGCGGGCCGTCTGGCGCGGGTGATCGCGAACCCGACCACGCCGCTCTCGTTCAAGGTCGAGAAGGACACCGAATTCCGCGACACCGTGGTGACGCTTCTCATCGACAATTCGGGCTCGATGCGGGGCCGCCCGATCTCGATCGCGGCGATCTGCGCCGATGTCATGGCGCGCACGCTTGAACGCTGCCAGGTCAAGGTCGAGATCCTGGGCTTCACCACCCGCGCCTGGAAGGGCGGTCAAAGCCGCGAGAAATGGCTGGCCGAGGGCCGTCCGGCCTCTCCGGGCCGTCTGAACGATCTGCGCCACATCATCTACAAGGGGGCCGATGCGCCGTGGCGGCGCGTGCGTCCGAACCTTGGGCTGATGATGAAAGAGGGCCTCTTGAAGGAAAACATCGACGGCGAGGCGCTTGAATGGGCGCATCGCCGGATGGTGCGCCGCAGCGAGGCGCGCAAGATCCTCATGGTGATTTCGGACGGGGCGCCGGTCGATGATTCGACGCTCTCGGTCAATCCGGCGAACTACCTTGAAAAGCATCTGCGCGATGTGATCGCCATGGTCGAAAAGAAAAAGCAGGTCGAGCTTTTGGCCATCGGCATTGGCCATGACGTGACGCGCTATTACGAGCGCGCGGTCACGATCACCGATGTCGATCAGCTGGCGGGCGCGATGACAGAGCAGCTCGCGGCGCTGTTTGAATCCGATCCGCGCAAGCGCGCGCGCGCCTTGGGGATGCGCCGCGCAAGCTGA
- a CDS encoding aminopeptidase P family protein, with protein sequence MANDKPFQSFTVETRPEDGPPRLAALRAELARRELDGFIVPRTDAHQGEYVTAKDARLLWLTGFSGSAGYGIVTAAQAGVFVDGRYRVQVKGEVDLAHFTPVNWPETSLADWLRQALPEGGRVAYDPWLQSRKEIRDTEAALAGANIALVPSENLVDQIRTDQAAAVSGPVRLHDEAIAGRTAAEKRVALAAELKARGQASTVLTLADSIAWLLNIRGEDLPKNPVVQGFAVVDDKGQVQLFSEPAKFGPEVRAKLGNDVVILPVEGLPAALGELNGPVRLDPASAPDEVFRLVEARADVVEAADPVVLPKAIKTASEIEGMRQAHLRDAVAMVEMLAWLDAQPVDGSLDEIAVVKKLESLRRAQGAHDVSFDTISSTGPNAAINHYHVNEQTNLPIRDGELLLLDSGGQYRDGTTDITRTIPMGQITARHRLPYTLVLQGMVNLSRLKFPKGRAGRDLDPVARAPLWTAGLDFDHGTGHGVGAALCVHEGPVRISRVSEIPLQPGMILSNEPGYYREGDFGIRIENLIVVTPSDSPDGREMLGFETLTWVPIDTRPLDLTLMSKAEIDWLNAYHAEVRAKVAPLVTGAAHDWLIRATEALG encoded by the coding sequence ATGGCCAATGACAAACCCTTTCAGTCCTTCACCGTCGAAACCCGTCCCGAAGACGGGCCGCCGCGACTGGCCGCGCTGCGTGCCGAGCTGGCGCGTCGTGAGCTTGACGGTTTCATCGTGCCGCGCACCGATGCCCATCAGGGCGAATATGTGACCGCGAAGGACGCGCGGCTTTTGTGGCTGACCGGCTTTTCGGGCAGCGCGGGCTATGGGATCGTGACGGCGGCGCAGGCCGGGGTCTTTGTCGACGGCCGCTACCGCGTGCAGGTCAAGGGCGAGGTCGATCTCGCGCATTTCACGCCGGTGAACTGGCCCGAGACCTCGCTCGCAGATTGGCTGCGTCAGGCTTTGCCCGAGGGCGGGCGCGTGGCCTATGACCCTTGGCTGCAAAGCCGCAAGGAAATCCGCGATACCGAAGCCGCGCTCGCGGGGGCGAATATCGCGCTGGTGCCGAGCGAGAACCTTGTCGATCAGATCCGGACCGATCAGGCCGCAGCGGTCTCGGGGCCGGTCCGGCTGCATGACGAGGCGATTGCGGGCCGCACGGCAGCCGAGAAACGCGTCGCTTTGGCGGCAGAGCTGAAGGCGCGCGGGCAGGCCTCTACCGTGCTGACGCTGGCCGATTCCATCGCCTGGCTCTTGAACATCCGCGGCGAGGATCTACCGAAAAACCCCGTGGTTCAGGGCTTTGCCGTGGTCGATGACAAGGGTCAGGTCCAGCTTTTCTCTGAGCCCGCGAAATTCGGCCCCGAGGTCCGCGCGAAGCTGGGCAATGATGTGGTGATCCTGCCGGTCGAGGGCCTGCCCGCCGCCTTGGGCGAGTTGAACGGCCCGGTGCGGCTTGATCCCGCCTCGGCCCCCGATGAGGTCTTTCGTCTGGTCGAAGCGCGCGCCGATGTCGTCGAGGCCGCCGATCCGGTGGTGCTGCCGAAAGCGATCAAGACCGCCTCGGAGATCGAGGGGATGCGTCAGGCCCATCTGCGCGATGCCGTCGCCATGGTCGAGATGCTGGCCTGGCTCGATGCCCAACCGGTCGATGGCTCGCTCGATGAAATCGCGGTGGTCAAGAAGCTGGAAAGCCTGCGCCGGGCGCAGGGCGCGCATGATGTCAGCTTCGACACGATCAGCTCGACCGGGCCGAATGCGGCGATCAACCATTACCATGTGAACGAACAGACCAATCTGCCGATCCGCGACGGCGAGCTGTTGCTGCTCGATTCGGGCGGGCAATACCGCGACGGCACGACCGATATCACCCGCACCATTCCGATGGGCCAGATCACCGCGCGCCACCGCCTGCCCTATACGCTGGTCCTGCAAGGCATGGTCAATCTGTCGCGGCTGAAATTCCCCAAAGGCCGCGCCGGGCGCGATCTCGACCCGGTGGCGCGCGCGCCCTTGTGGACGGCGGGGCTCGATTTCGACCACGGCACCGGCCACGGCGTCGGCGCAGCGCTTTGCGTCCATGAGGGGCCGGTGCGGATTTCGCGCGTGTCGGAAATTCCGCTGCAACCGGGCATGATCCTCTCGAACGAGCCCGGCTATTACCGCGAGGGCGATTTCGGCATTCGCATCGAGAACCTGATCGTCGTGACCCCATCCGACAGCCCGGATGGCCGCGAGATGCTGGGTTTCGAGACGCTGACCTGGGTTCCGATCGACACCCGCCCGCTTGATCTGACGCTGATGTCGAAAGCTGAAATCGACTGGCTCAACGCCTATCACGCCGAGGTGCGCGCGAAAGTCGCGCCGCTGGTCACCGGCGCCGCGCATGACTGGCTGATCCGCGCGACCGAGGCTTTGGGGTAA
- a CDS encoding DUF808 domain-containing protein, which produces MTGLIALLDDIGAIAKVAAASVDDVAGQAAKAGAKAAGAVIDDAAVTPKYVHGFDASREVPIVLKIARGSIFNKVVILLPVALLLSAFAPWLISPLLMIGGAYLCFEGAEKVWHALRPGDHGAEAELQVNADGSVSLEEQRVAGAVKTDFILSAEIMTIALSTIPESDPIWMKALILLVVAVLITVGVYGFVALIVKADDFGLHLARKGRAGVAAFGRWIVRIMPGFMRLLLIVGTAAMVWVGGNIVIHGLHDLGMHQPYEWITATAARAGATMPVGAGVVEWAVTAFFDGIFGVLLGLVLIPVATKIIGPVFAAITGKKATVGH; this is translated from the coding sequence ATGACGGGGCTGATCGCGCTTTTGGACGACATTGGCGCAATCGCGAAAGTGGCGGCGGCCTCGGTCGATGATGTCGCGGGGCAGGCGGCCAAAGCGGGCGCGAAAGCCGCGGGCGCGGTGATCGACGATGCGGCGGTGACGCCGAAATATGTCCATGGTTTCGACGCCAGCCGCGAGGTGCCGATCGTTCTTAAGATCGCGCGCGGCTCGATCTTCAACAAGGTCGTGATCCTCTTGCCGGTGGCGCTGCTGCTTTCGGCCTTCGCGCCCTGGCTGATCTCGCCGCTTCTGATGATCGGCGGGGCCTATCTGTGCTTTGAGGGCGCCGAGAAGGTCTGGCACGCGCTGCGCCCCGGCGATCACGGCGCCGAGGCCGAGCTGCAGGTCAATGCCGATGGCTCGGTCTCGCTTGAAGAGCAGCGGGTGGCGGGCGCGGTCAAGACCGACTTCATCCTCTCGGCCGAGATCATGACCATCGCGCTTTCAACCATCCCCGAAAGCGATCCGATCTGGATGAAGGCGCTGATCCTTCTGGTCGTCGCGGTGTTGATCACCGTCGGGGTCTACGGCTTTGTCGCGCTGATCGTGAAGGCCGATGACTTCGGCCTGCATCTCGCGCGCAAGGGCCGCGCCGGGGTCGCGGCCTTTGGGCGCTGGATCGTGCGGATCATGCCGGGATTCATGCGGCTTTTGCTGATTGTCGGCACCGCCGCCATGGTCTGGGTTGGGGGCAATATCGTGATCCACGGGCTCCACGATCTGGGCATGCATCAGCCCTATGAATGGATCACCGCAACCGCGGCCCGCGCGGGCGCGACCATGCCGGTCGGCGCGGGCGTGGTCGAATGGGCCGTCACCGCCTTTTTCGACGGGATCTTCGGCGTGCTTCTTGGCCTCGTGCTGATCCCGGTGGCGACCAAGATCATCGGCCCGGTTTTCGCGGCGATCACCGGCAAAAAGGCGACGGTGGGCCATTGA
- a CDS encoding amidohydrolase family protein has product MRQLPPLRLTGATILRDGELRQRSVAIERGRISKGPLPAVELDGYLILPGIIDLMGEIPAMTAPSTPTTLLRAQQVAAAQAGITTGWIALPWSWNLGPDGAARTAALLIAMNHPSGPVDLRPALRVEVSRTSDGARLIDLIGQHRPKLIYFENRREALVDLRLKNPTGFEEAARQFGLSAAGLSAALDAVQSHLREIPRHLCRVAEAMDAIGGSYGSLDDAGGDVRETYSMIGARLATCPLSYSAAAVARAMDNPVLLAPRSDALANDLIRSGMVSGLVSRGEGAEIAQRALALSGADLAGLPKIWPLVSSRPAEICGLADRGTLDHGRRADLVIIRRDSRQVEATICAGRLAYAEGEAKARFDAILGGPDQRATAAE; this is encoded by the coding sequence ATGCGGCAGCTTCCTCCCCTGCGCCTGACCGGCGCGACGATCCTGCGCGACGGCGAGCTCAGACAGCGCTCGGTGGCGATCGAGCGGGGGCGCATCAGCAAAGGCCCCCTGCCCGCGGTCGAGCTTGACGGCTATCTGATCCTGCCCGGGATCATTGATCTGATGGGAGAAATTCCGGCCATGACCGCGCCCTCGACGCCGACGACGCTGCTGCGCGCGCAGCAGGTTGCGGCGGCTCAGGCCGGGATCACGACGGGCTGGATCGCGCTGCCCTGGTCGTGGAACCTCGGACCCGACGGTGCGGCGCGCACGGCGGCCCTGCTGATCGCGATGAACCATCCCAGTGGCCCGGTCGATCTGCGCCCGGCCTTGCGGGTCGAGGTCTCGCGCACAAGTGACGGCGCGCGGCTGATTGATCTGATCGGCCAGCATCGCCCCAAGCTCATCTATTTCGAGAACCGCCGCGAGGCGCTGGTCGATCTGCGCCTGAAAAACCCGACCGGATTTGAGGAGGCCGCCCGCCAGTTCGGCCTGAGCGCGGCAGGCCTCAGCGCGGCGCTTGATGCGGTCCAAAGCCATCTGCGCGAGATCCCGCGTCATCTCTGCCGGGTCGCCGAGGCGATGGATGCGATCGGCGGCAGCTATGGCAGTCTGGACGACGCCGGCGGCGATGTCCGCGAGACCTATTCGATGATCGGCGCGCGGCTCGCCACCTGCCCGCTCTCCTATTCCGCCGCCGCAGTGGCGCGCGCGATGGACAATCCCGTCCTGCTGGCGCCGCGCAGTGACGCGCTGGCCAATGATCTTATCCGCTCGGGCATGGTCTCGGGATTGGTCTCGCGCGGGGAAGGCGCAGAGATCGCCCAACGCGCGCTGGCGCTTTCCGGCGCGGATCTGGCGGGACTGCCGAAGATCTGGCCGCTGGTCTCGTCGCGGCCCGCTGAAATCTGTGGGCTCGCCGATCGCGGCACGCTCGATCATGGGCGGCGCGCCGATCTGGTCATCATCCGCCGCGACAGCCGTCAGGTCGAGGCGACGATCTGCGCGGGCCGGTTGGCCTATGCCGAGGGCGAGGCGAAAGCGCGCTTCGATGCCATTCTGGGCGGCCCCGATCAACGGGCGACCGCCGCCGAGTGA